Sequence from the Qipengyuania gaetbuli genome:
CGAATGCAAGGGCCACGGCTTCAAGGCGATGAAGGCGGGCCAGTGCCTGACCAAGGGCGGGACGATCGGCGACATCGGCTGATCCTCACTGCCCCAAGTGGGCGGCCCGGCGTGCGGGGGATCCTCCCCCTTCGTGTCCCCCAACGTCCCTCGCCGGGTCGCCTTTTCCCTTGCTGCCGGAGACACCCATGACGAGCATCGCTCCCTTCCACGGCTTCGGCCTCGGCCTCAGGCGGACGCATTATGCGGACTTCCTCGAAGGCGACGTGCCGGTCGATTTCGTCGAGGTGATCTCGGAAAACTACATGGTGGAGGGCGGCAAGCCGCTGCGCATCCTCGAACAGGTGCGCGCGCACCATCCGGTGATCCTCCACGGCGTTTCCATGTCGATCGGCTCGGCCCACGGGCTGGACCGCGATTACCTGGCCAAGCTGAAGGCGCTGGCCGACCGGATAGAGCCGCTCTGGGTGTCCGACCATTTGTGCTGGACCCGGAACAGCGCCCATAATTCGCACGATCTCCTGCCCATGCCGCTCACGCGCGAGGCGCTGGAGGTGGTGTGCGAGAATATCGACCGTGCGCAGACCGCGCTGGGCCGCGTAATGCTGTTCGAGAACCCGTCGAGCTATCTCGCCTTTCCGGAGGACGAGATGGCGGAATGGGAATTCCTTTCGGAAATGGCACGGCGCACCGGGTGCTACCTGCTGCTCGACGTCAACAACGTCCATGTCAGCGCGCGGAACCATGGTTTCTCGGCGAGTGACTACATCACCGGACTGCCGCTCGACCGTGTACGGCAGATCCATCTTGCCGGACACACGCCGGGCGAGATCGTCATCGACACGCACGACCGCGCAGTCTGCGGCGAGGTGTGGGCGCTTTTTGCGGAAACCATCGCCCGCACCGGTCCGGTCGCCACCATGATCGAGCGCGACGACAAGATTCCACCGCTGGCCGAATTGCTCGGCGAACTCGACCACGCCCGCGCACTGGCGGCGCAGCGGATCGCGGCATGAGCGGGCTTGCCGAGGCGCAGGACGCGATGCTGGCGCGTATCCTCGACGAGGACCTGCCGCTTCCGGCAGGCTGGACACCGCGCCATGCAGCGGGCCTTGCGGTCTATCGCAACAACTACCGCTCCGCGCTGGTCGAGGCGCTGCGGTCGACTTTCGAGCGCACCGCACGGCTGGTCGGCGAGGACAGTTTCGAGCGCGCCGCCGCGCATCACGTGATTACCCACCCTCCGACCAGCTGGACCCTCGACTTTGCAGGCGAGGGGTTCGATGCGACCTGCGCGCAGCTGTTCGCGCGGGACCCCGAGGTTGCCGAACTCGCCTGGCTGGAATGGGCCATGCACTGCGCCTTCGTCGCGCGCGATGCGGCAAGGCTCGACGGGGCGGGGTTTGCTGCAGCGACGGCGAGCTACGGCGATGCGGACTGGGCCGGATTGCGGCTGCGCTTCGTGCCCGGCATCGCTCTACGCACGCTCCGTCACGACGTGAAACGTCTCTGGTCAGACGGGGACGCGCACCTTCTGGAAGAGGTCGCCTGCTGCATCGTCTGGCGCGAGGGCGAGTGGCCCGTCTTCCAGCAGCTGCCCCTGCCCGAAGGCGAGGCGCTGTCCGCCATGATGGAGGGCGCAAGCTTCGCCGAGGCCTGCGAGCTGTTGTCCGGCCTGCTGGGCGAGGAAGAGGCACCGGCCGCCGCCGGGGCCATGCTCGCGCGCTGGCTGGCCGAAGGGCTGGTCGAAGGCCTCGCTCAGTAAGCGAAGCTTTCGCCCACCATTTCCTCGCTCATCGCCCACAGGCGGTCGGCATTGCCCTTGTCGATGGCATAGCTGCGCACGCCGCCGCTGGGGCTTTCGTCGTCCTGGTCGGCCACGTGGCAATTCTCGCAATAGAGCCCGCCTGCGCCTTCCAGCTCTTCCGCCGTGGCTGCCCAGCAGGTCGTCGCCGCGCCCTGCGGGATGGACTTGAACGGCTCGGGCGTCTGGCCCGATGCTTCGGCGTTCTTGCGGATACGCTCCATCAGATCGGCCATGTCCTGTTCGGTCATGTGACGGCTGAGATTGGTCATGATCCCGCCCGGGTGAAGCGAATAGGCATGGATGCCCTTGTCGGCGAGCCGGTCTTCGAGGCCAACGGCGAACAGCACGTTCGCGGTCTTGGACTGGCCGTAGCTCTGCCATTTCTCGTATTCGCGGCGCTCGAAATTCGGATCGTCGAAATCGACCGGCGCGATGTGGTGGCCGCGGCTCGACAGGTTGACGATGCGCGGACGCTCTCCCTGCTCCAGCAGCGGGACGAGGTGGTTGGTCAGCACGAAATGCCCGAGGTGGTTGGTGCCGAACTGCATCTCGAACCCGTCGGCGGTCTTGGCCTGGTCGCAGGCCATGACGCCCGCGTTGTTGATCAGCAGGTCGATCTTGTCGAACCGTTCGTTCGCTTCCTTCGCAGCCGCGCGGACGCTGGCGAGCGATGCGAGGTCGCAGACCAGCGTTTCCACACTGGCGCCGGTTTCCTGCGAAATTTCCGATGCCGCCTCGGCCAGCTTGCCTTCGTCGCGGCCCGACAGGATCAGATGCGCGCCTTTCGCGCCCATGGCCCGCGCCGTTTCGCGCCCGAGGCCCGAATAGGCGCCGGTGATCAACACCGTCCTGCCGGTCAGGTCCTTGCCTTCGAGGACTTCGTCCGCCGTGCTTTCGTAACCGAACTTGCTCATCATCCTGTCTCCTCTTGGGCAGGAGGTGGCTTAGCACAAAGGTAAGGGGGCGCGAGACCTTATCGTCCCGCGCCCCCTCCTTGCGTCCCCTTGGGGTCTCGTTATGCGCCCGGCGGCAGTGGATCGTTGGCCGAGCCCGCCTTGCGCTTCTTCGGCTTCGGAGCAGCGCCTGCGGCGCCTGCCAGGTCGCTATCCATCTGGTCGAGCTTGCGTGCCGCCCAGTCGCGTCCGCCGAGGCCGAAGGCGAGTGCGCCTGCAACCGCGACGCCTGCGATCAGGATGGTCAGCGCATTGGCCGGGATCATCCCGCCGATGCCGGTGAACTGCAGGCCCATGAAGACGAACAGGATGATCGTCGCCCAGCGCACGATGGTCGCCGCGGTCGCGTTCTCCCCGTCGCCCGAGATGAGCCGGGCCAGCAAATTGGCGATGAAGAAGCCGAAAGCGATCACCACCGCACCGAAGATCACCTTGCCGCCCAGTTCGAGCACGGCATCGAGGATTGCGGTCAGTTCGGGAAAGCCCAGCAGCCTGGTCGCCGCGATGGCGAAGAACAGGATGATGGCCACCTGCACGACGCGGGCGATGATGCTGGATGCGCGGGCATTTTCGCCCATCATCCCGCTTTCCGCCAGAGCCCTGTCGACGCCGAGGCCGGGCAGGACTTCCTTCAGCACCTGCACCACGAACTTGCTGATCAGGTAGCCGATGCCCAGCAGCACCGCGGCCGCGATGATGTTCGGGATGGCGTTGAAGATCAGCTGCAGCATGGAGCTGGCAGGCCGCGAGATGCTCTCGATATTGAGTGCATCGAGCGCCATGATCGCCACGAAGATCACGATCACCGCATAGACGATAGTCGCGATCGTGTTGCTGATCGCGGTGTTGCCGGTGACATTGTCGACCCCGCCGCGATTGGCCCATTTGTCGAAATCGACCGTCTGCAGCGTGGTGACGATGAGATCGCGCACGATCCGCGCGACCATCAGGCCGATGAAGAAGATCAGTCCAGCGCCCACCAGGTTCGGGATGAAGGCGACCACGTTTTCGAGCAGGCTGTCGACCGGCCCTGCCACTGCGCCGAGGCCCAGCACCTGCAGGATTACCAGCAGGCCGAACAGCCAGATCAGCAGCGAGACGATTTTGCCGAGCGATGCCCCCAGCGACGAACCGCTGCCGGTGCCGCGCTGGAAGAAGGATATGTTGTCGACCAGCTTGGCGAATGCCCACTTGGCCGCTTTCGCCGCAGCCCAGGTTACGAGCAGGACGATGAGTGCAAGTCCGACCTTTTCGATGACGGTCATCGCCACCTCTTCGTCGAAGCGATATCTACCGATTTGCATGAAACCTCTCCCCATTGGTTCCCCTACGGCATGGCCTATCACGCTGTCGGAAATATCCAAAAATCCACGAAAGACTGGAGTGGATAACTTTGGCTGCTATCACGCTCGCATGAGAGGATTTTTCACCCGCTTCGCTATCGCGGCTTCGGGCTTCGCGCTCGCCGTTTCGTACCCCGTCTCGGCGCAGGACCATGCGCAGGCCGGATGGTCGCTCGCCATCCATGGCGGGGCAGGCACCATCGCGCGCGACAGCATGACGCCCGAAGAAGACGCCGCGCACCGCGCCGCCTTGCAGGCCGCGCTCGATGCCGGCGCGAAAGTGCTGGCCGATGGCGGCAGCGCGCTCGACGCGATTGAGGCAGCGATCCTGATCATGGAGGACGAGCCGCGCTTCAACGCGGGCAAGGGCGCGGTCTACACCTGGGACGCGACGCACGAACTCGATGCCTCGATCATGGACGGCCGCACGCGCGATGCCGGCGCGGTCGCAGGCGTCACCACCGTGCGCAATCCCATCCTCCTCGCGCGCAAGGTGATGACCGACAGCCCGCACGTGATGCTGTCGGGCAAGGGCGCGGAAACATTCGCTGCCGAACAGGGCATCGAGCTGGTTCCGCCGAGCTATTTCGATACCGAGTTCCGCCTGAAGGCGCTGGAGCGGATGAAGGCGAAACAGCTGTCCGCGCTCGATGTCGACCTGAAATTCGGCACCGTCGGCGCGGTGGCGCTGGACCGGCACGGCAACATGGCCGCAGGCACTTCCACCGGCGGGATGACGGGCAAGCGCTGGGGCCGCGTGGGCGATGCGCCGATCATCGGGGCCGGCACCTATGCCGACGACCGCGCCTGCGCCGTGTC
This genomic interval carries:
- a CDS encoding DUF692 domain-containing protein; this encodes MTSIAPFHGFGLGLRRTHYADFLEGDVPVDFVEVISENYMVEGGKPLRILEQVRAHHPVILHGVSMSIGSAHGLDRDYLAKLKALADRIEPLWVSDHLCWTRNSAHNSHDLLPMPLTREALEVVCENIDRAQTALGRVMLFENPSSYLAFPEDEMAEWEFLSEMARRTGCYLLLDVNNVHVSARNHGFSASDYITGLPLDRVRQIHLAGHTPGEIVIDTHDRAVCGEVWALFAETIARTGPVATMIERDDKIPPLAELLGELDHARALAAQRIAA
- a CDS encoding putative DNA-binding domain-containing protein yields the protein MSGLAEAQDAMLARILDEDLPLPAGWTPRHAAGLAVYRNNYRSALVEALRSTFERTARLVGEDSFERAAAHHVITHPPTSWTLDFAGEGFDATCAQLFARDPEVAELAWLEWAMHCAFVARDAARLDGAGFAAATASYGDADWAGLRLRFVPGIALRTLRHDVKRLWSDGDAHLLEEVACCIVWREGEWPVFQQLPLPEGEALSAMMEGASFAEACELLSGLLGEEEAPAAAGAMLARWLAEGLVEGLAQ
- a CDS encoding SDR family NAD(P)-dependent oxidoreductase; amino-acid sequence: MSKFGYESTADEVLEGKDLTGRTVLITGAYSGLGRETARAMGAKGAHLILSGRDEGKLAEAASEISQETGASVETLVCDLASLASVRAAAKEANERFDKIDLLINNAGVMACDQAKTADGFEMQFGTNHLGHFVLTNHLVPLLEQGERPRIVNLSSRGHHIAPVDFDDPNFERREYEKWQSYGQSKTANVLFAVGLEDRLADKGIHAYSLHPGGIMTNLSRHMTEQDMADLMERIRKNAEASGQTPEPFKSIPQGAATTCWAATAEELEGAGGLYCENCHVADQDDESPSGGVRSYAIDKGNADRLWAMSEEMVGESFAY
- a CDS encoding mechanosensitive ion channel is translated as MQIGRYRFDEEVAMTVIEKVGLALIVLLVTWAAAKAAKWAFAKLVDNISFFQRGTGSGSSLGASLGKIVSLLIWLFGLLVILQVLGLGAVAGPVDSLLENVVAFIPNLVGAGLIFFIGLMVARIVRDLIVTTLQTVDFDKWANRGGVDNVTGNTAISNTIATIVYAVIVIFVAIMALDALNIESISRPASSMLQLIFNAIPNIIAAAVLLGIGYLISKFVVQVLKEVLPGLGVDRALAESGMMGENARASSIIARVVQVAIILFFAIAATRLLGFPELTAILDAVLELGGKVIFGAVVIAFGFFIANLLARLISGDGENATAATIVRWATIILFVFMGLQFTGIGGMIPANALTILIAGVAVAGALAFGLGGRDWAARKLDQMDSDLAGAAGAAPKPKKRKAGSANDPLPPGA
- a CDS encoding isoaspartyl peptidase/L-asparaginase family protein, coding for MRGFFTRFAIAASGFALAVSYPVSAQDHAQAGWSLAIHGGAGTIARDSMTPEEDAAHRAALQAALDAGAKVLADGGSALDAIEAAILIMEDEPRFNAGKGAVYTWDATHELDASIMDGRTRDAGAVAGVTTVRNPILLARKVMTDSPHVMLSGKGAETFAAEQGIELVPPSYFDTEFRLKALERMKAKQLSALDVDLKFGTVGAVALDRHGNMAAGTSTGGMTGKRWGRVGDAPIIGAGTYADDRACAVSATGWGEFFIRVGVAHEICARLRMEKAVGAMSAADRIPTLVALDHHDGPEMPEVAIPEGAAQDIADAVMNDVKALGGDGGVIVVTPEGHALYSFNTAGMYRGRATSAGVNEVAIYGDE